The window ATCACCGCCGTCGAGTGCCTGTCCCGGGGCATCACCACCGTGCTGGAACCGGGCACGGTGGCCTACCCGGAACGGGTCGCCGCCGGGCTGGCCGCCGCGGGGATCCGCGCCCGGGTCGGCGGCTGGGGCTGGGACGCCGAGGGCGTGCCGTTCGGCGCACCCGCCGACGAGGTGCTCGCCCGGCAGGAGGACATCGTCAAGTCCCTGCCGGCCACCGGGCCGGTCACCGGATGGGTGACACTCGTCGGCCACGACCTCGCCAGCGACGAACTCTTCACCGGAGCGGCGAACCTGGCCGAGCGGCTCGACACCGGACTGACCTGGCACGTCTCGCCCGGGCCCGCCGACATCGAGGCCTACGCCCAGCGTTGCGGGCGCCGGCCGGTGGTCCACTTCGGAGAACTGGGCGTACTCGGCCCGCGCCTGCTGCTGGGGCACGCCGTGTGGCTCGACGACGCCGAGGTCGACGCGATCCTTGACACCCGTACCGCCGTCGCCGCCTGCCCGGGGGCCTACCTGCGCCTCGCCCAGGGCTACACCCGCGCCTCGCGCCACGCCGAGCTGGTGCGCAGGGGAGGCAGGGTGGCCCTGGGCTGCGACGCCCACAACGCCGGCGACGCCCCGGACATCCTCCTGGCCGCCTATCTGTTCGCCGGCCTCGAACGCGACCGTGACCTGCCCGACCCCATCCGCGCCGAGCAGGCGTTCGCGCTCGCGACGGTCGACGGCGCCGAAGCGGTCGGTCTGGGCGGGCGGACCGGCTCCCTGGAGGTCGGCAAGGCCGCCGACCTCGTCGTACTCGACACCAGCGACCCCGCCTGGATGCCGCGGGGCGACCTGGCCCGCCAGCTCGTCTGGGGCCACGTGTCGCGCACCGTCCGTGACGTGCTGGTCGACGGCCGCGTGGTCGTCCGCGACCGGCAGCCGACCGGCATCGACCTCACCGCCGTAGCCGAGGCCGCCGCCGAGCGGTCCGCCGCCCTCCTGCGGCGCGCCGGCATCAAGCCCCGCCCGACCTGGCCGACAGAGCCGGCGGGCACCCCGTGAAGGAGACCACCCGTTGAACGTCATCGACATGTCAGGACGCTCCCCGGCACAGAAGCAGGGCCTGCTCTCACAACTGGTGGTACCGCGGCCGATCGCGATGATCACCACACTCGACCCGGACGGAGGGGTCAACGTCGCGCCGTACAGCTACTACATGCCGGTCAGCGGCGAGCCCCCGCTGATCGCCGTCACCATCGGCGCCCAGCGGGAGGCGACCCGTGAGCCGAAGGACACGTGGCTCAACATCGAGCGCACGGGCGAGTTCGTCGTCAACGTCACCACCGCCGAGATCGCCGAGCACATCGAGGCGGTGGCCCGCGAATACCCTCGCGGTGTCAGCGAGATGGACGTCGCCGACTGGCGATCGGTGCCCTCACAGGTCGTCGACACGCCGTCGCTGGCCGACAGCCCCGCGCACCTGGAGTGCCGGGTGCACGAGGTGATCGACCGCGGCGACCACACCTCCTGCTTCTCGGGCGTGCACATCGTCCTCGCCGAGGTCGTCTGCATCACCACCGACGACTCGCTCATGTCCGCCCCGGGCCGCGTCGACCCCACCCGGGTCCGAGCGGTCGGGCGGATGGGCTTCCCGTGGTTCGTCGCCGCGGGGGAGGAGTCCATCTTCCACCAGGCGCGTGTCTCCTACGCCGAGCTCGACCGGGCCGACCGGTCCGCCAACTGACCCACTCCCCGCAAAGTCCCCCCGCGAAGTCACCCCCCCCGCGAAGTCACTCCCTCCGAAGTCACCACCGCCTCCACAGGGCGGTGCCACCCAGCGAACGGAACCGCAGACATGACTGCAGGCAGATCTCTCTGGCGTAGTAGGGCGGCGCTCGGCCTCGCCCTCACAGGAGCCCTCGCGCTCTCCGGCTGCGCCAGCAACGACGCGACGGCACCCAAGGCGACCGCCGCGGCCACTGGCGGCAGCGGCGGATCGGGCCTCAACGAGCCCGACGTCAACGGCGACGGCAAGGTCGTCATCGGTGTCCTCAGCCCCGGTGACATCAACGACCGCGGCTACTACGAGAGTTTCGTCGACTCGGCGGACGCCTACGCCAAGGAGAAGAGCTGGACGGTCATCAAGCGCGGCAGCGTGCCCGCGAGCGACGCGCTCAGCGCCGCCCGCGCGCTGTGCCAGCAGCACGTCGACATGGTCGCGCTCGCCGCGAGTGAGCTCAAGGCCGCCATCCCGGCCTCCGAGGAGCCGGTCTGCGCCAAGACCGCCTGGTACGTGCCGTCGTCGGCGAACATCGACCAGACCCCGCGGATCATGCTGTCCTCCGACAACCCCAACCAGTCGATGCTCGCCGCCGGCTACGCCGCGGGCCTGAAGATGAAGGCGGGCGGCTACACCAAGGCCGGATTCGTCACCGGCATCAAGGCCGACTTCAGTGTCCTGGGAGCGAAGGCATTCCTCGCCGGTATCCGGGAGGTCGTCCCCAAGGCCACCCTGGTGAGCACCTACACCGGTGACTTCAACGACTCGGCGAAGGCCAAGGAAGCCATCCAGGCCCAGATCAGCCAGGGTGCCAAGGTCATCTACCCCTACCTCGGGGGCGCGACCGACGCCGCGGCGCAGGTGGCGAACGCGAGCGGCGTGCTGACCCTCACTCCGGGCACCGACCGGTGCGCCTCGACCAGCCCGAAGTTCGACATCTCGGTGATCTTCAGCCCGGGTGACTACTTCCGGGCCGCGCTGGAGGACTTCGCCAAGGACGACCTGAAGATGGGCACGCCGCGCGTGTGGCAGCTGGGCGTCGACCCCTACCCGACCATCAAGATCTGCAAGGGCCAGGGCGACGAGGACCAGCGGCTGGCGGAGTTCATGAAGAAGATCGGCAACAAGGAGATCGACCCGGAGGCCGAGGTCAAGCGCCTCGGCTGACCGACCGTGCCGACACCGACCCAGGAGATTCACACGCGATGACACCGACGACCTCAGCGGCCCGGATCCTCGAGCTGCGTGGCATCACCAAGTCCTACGGGTCCGTCACGGCCTGCGACGCCGTGGACCTCACCGTCGACGCCGGCGAGATCCACGGTCTCCTGGGCGAGAACGGGGCGGGCAAGTCCAGTCTCATGAAGGTTCTGCTCGGACTGATCCGGCGCGACGCCGGCACCGTGCTGGTGCGCGGTGAACAGGTCGCGCTGGACAGCCCGCAGGAGGCGGCCGAGCTGGGCATCGGCATGGTGCACCAGCACTTCAGCCTCATCAACGGGCTCACCGTGTGGGAGAACGTCGCACTCGGCGACACCGGCGCGGTGAACAAGCAGGCCATCTGCGCCGACATCGCCGAGGTCGCCGCGCGGTACGGGCTGCCGGTCGACCCCGAGGCGCGCGTCGACGCGCTCTCGGCGGGCGAGCGGCAGCGCGTCGAGGTGGTCAAGTGTCTGCGGCGCAACCCTCAGATCCTGATCCTCGACGAGCCCACCTCGGTGCTGACCCAGGCCGAGTCGCAGGAGCTGTTCGCCGTGCTCGGCCGGGTGGTGCAGGAGGAGGGCCGCGCCGTCATCCTCATCAGCCACAAGCTCGCCGAGATCGTGCAGGCCACGGACCGGGTGACGGTCCTGCGCAAGGGCGCTGTCGCCTTCCGGGCGGTCACCGCCGAGACCACCGCGCCGGAACTGGCCCGCCAGATGGTGGGCCGTGACGTGTCGCTGCACGAGGAGGGAGCCGCCCTCGGCCTGCTGCCGGTCGACACGACCCGCACGGGCCGGGGCGGGGCCCACGACCGGCCCCCGCCCGTCCTGAGCCTGGCCGGGCTCACCGTCGAAAAGGGCGGGGTGAAGGTTCTTCAAGGAGTCGACCTGACCGTGGGCGAGGGCGAGATCTGCGCCCTCTACGGCGTCGAGGGCAGCGGCCAGGCGACGCTCGGCGAAGTCCTCGCCGGGCTGGTCCCGCCGACCACCGGCACCATCGAGGTCGCCGGCCGCAGGGTCGACGTGACCCGGCCCGGCGCGCTCGGAAAGGCCGGTCTCGGCATCGTGCCGGAGGACCGGCATCAAAGCGGCGTCGTCCTCGACATGAGTGTCACCGAAAACCTGACGATGAAGTCGCTCGACAAACTCAGCGGCCGGTTCCTGCTGCGCCGGAGCGCGATGCACGCCGAGGCCCGTCGCCTCGCGGACGAGTTCAACATCAGCGCGCCCTCGCTCGACGCGCCGCTGCGCAGCCTCTCCGGAGGCAACCAGCAGCGCGTCGTACTCGCCCGGGAACTGTCAGGTCACACCAGCGTCCTGGTGGCCGCGCAGCCCACCCACGGGCTGGACGTCGGCGCCATCGAGGACATGTACGCCCGGCTGCGCGGGGCGGCCGCGGACGGCGTCGGAGTGCTGCTCATCTCCACCGAACTCGAGGAAGTCATGGCCCTTGCAACCTGGATCGCGGTGATCTCGTCCGGGCGGATCACCGGAGCCCTCCCCGTCTCGGAGGCGACTCCCGAGCGACTGGGCATGCTGGTCGGCGGTGAGGCCGCATGAGTGCCGCCTCGCTGACGGACGGGGACGACCTCGCCCGGCGCTTCCTCGCCCGGCTTCGGCCCGGGCGCGACGGCTGGATGACGGCGGGCCTGACCGCCGTACTGGTCGCCGTCGCCGCGGGCGCCTCCGCGCTGCTGCTCGTACTGACCGGTGGCTCGCCTAGTGCTTCGGCGGACGCGATATGGACCGGAAGTCTGGCCGACGCGACGGGATGGACGACGACGCTCCTCAACACGGCGCCGTTGCTGCTGGTCGCGGTCGGTGCGTGCGTCTGCGCGTCGGCCGGCACGTTCAACATCGGCCAGGAGGGACAGGTCCTCATCGGCGGCCTGGTCGGAGCATGGGTCGGGCTGCGGCTGGCCGTGCCCGGCCCGACGCTGGTCGTCGTGGTGCTGGTCGCCGCGGCCGTCGGCGGTGGCGCCTGGGCCGCGCTCAGCGCGGTGATGCTCCGCCTGCGCGGCGTCAACGTCCCGGTGAGCACCCTGCTGATGACGTTCCTCGCCATCCAGCTCGTCACGTTCGCGGTCAGCACGCCGTGGCTGCAGGAGAGCGCGCAGGGCTCCTCGGGCATCACCGACGCGGCGTCCAACCCCCTGCCGGCAGGCGCCCGGCTCGGCGGCTTCGGGCAGTACCCGTCGGTGCAGTGGAACATCGGCCTGTTCATCGCCCTCGTCGCCGCTGTCGGTGTCGCCGTGGTCCTCACCCGCAGCCGGTGGGGCTTCAGGGTGCGCATGCTCGGACTGAACCCGCTGACCGCCAAGCACACCGGAGTGAGGGTGGCCGCGCTCGGCGGCTTCGCCCTGGCACTGTCCGGAGCCTTCGCGGGGCTGGCTGGCGGGCTGCTGCTGGTCAGCCCGGTCGGCACCAACCGCCTGCAGGCCGGGCTCTCGGACAACTTCGGCTGGGACGGTCTGCTCGTCGCGCTCGTCGCACGCAACCGGCCCCTGGTCGCGATCCCGGTGTCGCTGGTGTTCGCCGTACTGCGCGCGGGCGGCGATTTCCTCTCCGCCACGGGCGTGCCGTACTACCTCGTCGATGTCGTCAAAGCACTGCTGGTCCTCGCGTTCGTCGCGCCTCCCGTGCTCGTCGATCTTTTCCGCCGGCGTCGCGGTGCCACACCGCGGGCGACGCCCGGCCTGTCCGTAGTCCCGACCAAGGTGAAGGCAGCCGCGTGAGCGTTCTGGACAGCACCACCACCATTCTCGCCAGCGGTGTCCGGCTGACCGTGCCTCTGGCGTTCGCCGCCTGCGGTGAGTACGTGGCCGAGCGCGCCGGCACGATGAACATCTCCGTCGAGGCGATGATGCTCGGCGCCGCGTTCACCTCGATCGCCACCGCGAGCGCGACCGGCAGCGCCACCGCCGGCCTCGTGGCGGGCGTCGTGACGGGCCTCGTTCTCGGCTTCACGCACGGCAACCTCTCCCACCGGGCACAGATCAATACTTTCGTCGTCGGCCTGGTGCTGAACGCGCTGGTGCTCGGGCTGACGAGCTACCTGATCACGACGAACGAGTTCGTCTCGCACCAGGTAGACGTGTTGTCGATCCCGCTGCTGCAGGACATCCCCCTCCTCGGCAAGCCGCTGTTCTCCGAACGCTGGCCGGCCTTCCTGCTGTTCGCGCTGGTGCCGCTCACCTGGTGGCTGGTGGAGCGTAGCCGCTGGGGCCTGGAACTGCGGGCGGTGGGGGAGAACCCTCAGGCCGCCGACGTCACGGGCATCAAGGTGAACATGCGGCGCCGGCAGGCTCTGCTGTGGGCCGGCGCTCTGGCCGGTCTCGGTGGCGCCTACCTCGCGGTCGGCGAGGTCGGATCGTTCAACCAGAACATGACCGCCGGGCGCGGATACCTCGTCATCGCCGCCGTGATCTTCGGGGCGTGGCGGCTCGGCCGGACCATGCTCGGCTGCCTGGTCTTCGGCCTCTCCGACGCGATGCGCCTGGCGCTCCCGGCACTCGGCGTCACCCTCAACGCCCAGCTGCTCGTCGCGGCCCCGTACCTCCTGGCGCTGCTGGCCATGCTCCTGTTCGCCACGCAACACCGGGAACCCGGCGCGCTCGGCCGTCCCTTCGAGCGTGGGTCGACGTGACGGGCCAGGTCCGGCGACGGCGGATGCCGGCCCCGCGAAGGCGCGGGGCCGGCATCCGCCGTGGGTGTGCGGCACCGCCGTCAGCGTCGGCGCAGCGCCGCGGTCTCCAGCGCCGGCGGCGTGTGGCCGACGTCCAGCGGGTTGAGGACGCTGCCCGGCGCGACCAGCGCGTCGATCCTGTCCAGCGCCTCGGTCGACAAGGGCCGGTCCACCGCGGTGAGCTGCGACAGGAGCTGGTCGTGGGTGCGCGCGCCCATGACGGCCGAGGTGACACCGGGATGGGCGAGCACGAAGCGCAGCGCCAGCTCGACGAGCGTGCAGCCCTCCTCGGCGGCCACGCGGACAAGCTCCTCGACGACGGCGAGCTTGCGCGTACGCACCTGCTCGTCGGCGAAGTCGAAGTGCTCGCTGTTGCGCAGCGCGCGCGAGTCTCCCGCCGGTTCGGCGCCGGCCCGGTACTTGCCCGTCAGCCAGCCGCCGTTGAGCGGGCTCCAGACCATGACGCCCATACGGTGCCGCTGCGCGGTGGGCAGGGCAGCGGCCTCCGCGTGCCGGGCGAGGAGCGAGTACGACAACTGCTCCACGGTGAACCGCTCGCGGCCACCGCGCCGCGCCGCCCACTGGGCCTCCACGATCTCCTCGGCCGGGAAGCTCGACGAGCCGATCGCCCGTACCTTGCCCGCCCGCACCAGGTCGCTGAGCGCCCCGAGGGTCTCCTCGACGTCGGTGTGGGGATCGGGACGGTGGACGAGGTACACGTCCAGGTGGTCCGTCCCCAGCCGGCGCAGGCTGTCCTCCACGGCATGTGTGATCCACAGCCGGGAGGTGCCGCCCCGGTTGCGGTCGAGCGGGCCGGCGGGCATCCGGCTCGCGACCTTCGACACCAGGACGACGTCGTCGCGCCGTCCCTTCAGGGCCCGGCCGACGATCTCCTCCGACTCGCCGAAGGCGTACACGTCGGCGGTGTCGACGACGTTGACCCCGGCGTCCAGCGCCGTCGCCACCATGCGGTGGCACTCCGCCTCGTCGGTGTTGCCCCAGGCGCCGAACATCATCGTCCCCAGGCACAGCTGACTCACCTCGATGCCCGTCCCACCCAGAATCCGGTAGCGCACGCTTGCCCTCGTCTCCCAGCCGACGCCCTGTCGCTGTCCTCGCGCAGGCTCGCACGGCGGCGGGCCGCGAACCGATGTCGCGCGGGGCCAGCATCCCTGGCCTGCGTGTTGTGTCCGCAGCACATCGACCCGCGGGTGCGTGCGCACCTAGGCTCGAAAGAAATCCCACCCACTCACCATGGAGGTACCGTGACCACCGGTCTCACCTCGGCACGCTGGACTCACGTCGCGCTGCCGACCGGCGATCTCGACAAGGCGATCGCGTTCTACACCACCCTGACTCCGCTGGTCGTGGTCGAGCGGTTCAAGGACGCCGACGGCGAGAGCGTCTGGCTCTCCAACGACCAGCAGGCCGAGACGCCGTTCGTACTCGTCCTGGTGTCGTTCAACAAGGACAAGGGCGCCCAGCTGGGCCTGCTGCACCCGTTCGCGCACCTCGGCATCGAGGTGCCGGCGCGGGAGGACGTCGACGCGCTCGCGGACCGGGCCCGCGAGCTCGGCTGCCTGCACTGGGAGCCGAGGCAGATGCCCGAACCCGTCGGCTACATCTGCGCTCTGAAGGATCCCGACGGCAACGTCGTCGAGATCTCCCACGACCAGCGGGTCTTCACCTCGGTCCGCAAGAAGTGGGGCTCGTCCTGAAAGACACCCGCGCCGCCGTCGAGGCCTACCTCGCGGCACTGAACGCGCACGACGCCGACGCCGTGGCCGCCTGCGTGGCCGAGAACTTCGTCAACGAGCACACGTCGTCGCTGGGACACAGCCGCAGGGGCCGCGCCGAGTACCGCGCCGCGCTGACCGGGTTCCTCGAGAACTTCGGGGACCTGCACTACGCGCCCGAGGGCGTCCTCGTCGACGGCGAGTCGGCCGCGGTGCCGTACGTCATGACGTTTCTGATGCGGTCGGCGGGCGACCGCCCCGTACGAGTGCGCGGGGTCTTCGTGTTCACCGTCGCCGGCGGCCTCATCACGCGTCGCACGGACTACTGGGACAGCGGTGAGGTGCAGCGGCAGCTCGCCTGACGCCCCTTCCTGCCGCCCGAGACCGGGCCCCCTGACACCCCGTCCGCCCCTCGTGCGGACGGGGTGTCCGTGCCTTCCCGGACTGGCAATTCTCGGGCGTGACGCTGTCTCGGATGAGAGATGCTCGCCATGCGAGCAAACCGCTGGAGACACCGCTGGGCACCGCGCCTGCGTCCCCCCGGAAATCGAGAGACCGTACGACGCGGTGCGAGGTTGTGGGTGACCCGGGCTGCGGCGCCTGTGAAGAACGAGGGCGCCCTTGTCAGTCGACGTCTGTGCCCGGCCCTGGCCGAACGTCTCCTTCTGCGGCCGCGCACACGGGGGACCTCGGGCGTGCCCTCGACCGTGGGCAGCCTTGTCGCGACAGAGAAGCCGCCGTCAACGGGACGGTGACCTGCCAGTGGAGCCCGCCATGATCGCGGGACAGATCCTGGCCTGAGCCGGACGGGCCACGCCCGCCGGACCGGCCGGGCCTGCCCGCGGACGGCGCGGCCTGGTCCGCACTGCGCCGGTGTGGCGGGAGCGTCGTACTCGGTGCTGCGGAGAAGGGTTCGTCCATGAGCGCGAAAGGTCACCGGCCGCAGACCGGGGGCGCGGACGAAGGCCACCGCTGTCGCATGCCCCTGGACAGCTCTGCAGGGTACTTGCCGGCATAGTCACCGAGGCCGACCGGCGTCAGCAGCTCGTCCTGATCTCCCGTGGAGAGACTCGGAGACTCGGTCCGCGCCGCGCCGACGGTCGCGGGGCCGACCCACCGATTGGTTGATGCCGGCCGGCAGGGCGACGTCCTTTCGTAGCGTCGACCATGGCAGCAGGGCGGGAGCCTGGGGGACCGTTCCGATCGCCTTCAGCGCGCAAGCCCTGCGCCGGAGTCATCCCGAGAGCGTCAGGCTGTCGCTGCTGTACGCGCCGATTCAGGCGAATGCCCGCAGCAGGGTGGACTTCCTGTGGCCGCTCGGGCCGATCAGGCCGATGAACGTCCCGCGAGGTCTTCGACGGGGCCGGGGACGGCCGAGCGGAGCGAGGTCGTCCAGGTGCTCATGACGGATCCTTTCCGGTCGGCTGCAGGGCGGTCGGCTCCAGCGGGTTCAGAGTATGGAACCGGCGACCCTGATAGGTGAGCGGCTCCCCTCCGTCGACCACCACACCGGCCACCTCGATCAGGATGATCGTGTGGTCGCCGGCGGTGAGGCGCTGGTGCACGACGCCCTCGAGCGACACGGTGGCGCCGTCGAGCAGGGGTGGACCGAGCTCACCCGGACTGAAGCGCGCCGAAGCGAACCTGTCGACGCCGGCCGTCGCGAACGCCTGCGCCACCGGGTGCTGGTCGGATGCCAGGACGTTGACGGCGACCGACTCGGCCTGGCTGAAGGCCGGGTGGACGTCTGCGGTGTCGGCCAGACAGACCGAGATCAGCGGCGGGTCCATCGACACGCTGGTCACCGAGTTGGCGGTGAAACCGTACCGCTGCCCGTCCACTTCGGTGGTTACTACACAGACAGACGTGACCATCGAGGACAGTCCGTCGCGGTACGCCTGCGGGTCTTGGCGGATGACCGGCCGGCGCTTGACGGCGTGATCCGTGGAGGGGGTGGGCATGTCAGACCACCGCCATCTCGCCGGCGCACTCCGGCGCGCCGCAGGCCGTCGACTCGGTGGCTCGGTGGATGCGGCCGGGTGCTCCGCAGGCATCGCCGCCGCCGGTGATCCGGGACGGTCGTCGTGTCGCGGGATTCGGCGGGGCGGCCGGCGGGGAGGCCGGCGGGGAGAAAGCGGATCTCATCTTGTCTTGCCTTTGCTAGGGATGCCCCGACGCTAAGATGAGGTGTTTCGTATGTCAATATGCTATCTCGTATGGAGTGTCGCAAGTGGGGTGTGGGGGTTCGGCAAGGTTGTTCTCATCGGCGGCGTCGGCTCGCCGGTGGTGCGAACAGCCGTGC of the Streptomyces aurantiacus genome contains:
- a CDS encoding amidohydrolase family protein, yielding MSDLLIVGGDIVTMDSARRVLTGATIAVSGDSIAALGTTEDLRARFPDAREIDATGCVVIPGLVDAHQHTTVDPLVRSTIPDHISSQESIFDWIVPLHAHADGDDDELAATITAVECLSRGITTVLEPGTVAYPERVAAGLAAAGIRARVGGWGWDAEGVPFGAPADEVLARQEDIVKSLPATGPVTGWVTLVGHDLASDELFTGAANLAERLDTGLTWHVSPGPADIEAYAQRCGRRPVVHFGELGVLGPRLLLGHAVWLDDAEVDAILDTRTAVAACPGAYLRLAQGYTRASRHAELVRRGGRVALGCDAHNAGDAPDILLAAYLFAGLERDRDLPDPIRAEQAFALATVDGAEAVGLGGRTGSLEVGKAADLVVLDTSDPAWMPRGDLARQLVWGHVSRTVRDVLVDGRVVVRDRQPTGIDLTAVAEAAAERSAALLRRAGIKPRPTWPTEPAGTP
- a CDS encoding flavin reductase family protein, producing the protein MNVIDMSGRSPAQKQGLLSQLVVPRPIAMITTLDPDGGVNVAPYSYYMPVSGEPPLIAVTIGAQREATREPKDTWLNIERTGEFVVNVTTAEIAEHIEAVAREYPRGVSEMDVADWRSVPSQVVDTPSLADSPAHLECRVHEVIDRGDHTSCFSGVHIVLAEVVCITTDDSLMSAPGRVDPTRVRAVGRMGFPWFVAAGEESIFHQARVSYAELDRADRSAN
- a CDS encoding BMP family ABC transporter substrate-binding protein → MTAGRSLWRSRAALGLALTGALALSGCASNDATAPKATAAATGGSGGSGLNEPDVNGDGKVVIGVLSPGDINDRGYYESFVDSADAYAKEKSWTVIKRGSVPASDALSAARALCQQHVDMVALAASELKAAIPASEEPVCAKTAWYVPSSANIDQTPRIMLSSDNPNQSMLAAGYAAGLKMKAGGYTKAGFVTGIKADFSVLGAKAFLAGIREVVPKATLVSTYTGDFNDSAKAKEAIQAQISQGAKVIYPYLGGATDAAAQVANASGVLTLTPGTDRCASTSPKFDISVIFSPGDYFRAALEDFAKDDLKMGTPRVWQLGVDPYPTIKICKGQGDEDQRLAEFMKKIGNKEIDPEAEVKRLG
- a CDS encoding ABC transporter ATP-binding protein, with the translated sequence MTPTTSAARILELRGITKSYGSVTACDAVDLTVDAGEIHGLLGENGAGKSSLMKVLLGLIRRDAGTVLVRGEQVALDSPQEAAELGIGMVHQHFSLINGLTVWENVALGDTGAVNKQAICADIAEVAARYGLPVDPEARVDALSAGERQRVEVVKCLRRNPQILILDEPTSVLTQAESQELFAVLGRVVQEEGRAVILISHKLAEIVQATDRVTVLRKGAVAFRAVTAETTAPELARQMVGRDVSLHEEGAALGLLPVDTTRTGRGGAHDRPPPVLSLAGLTVEKGGVKVLQGVDLTVGEGEICALYGVEGSGQATLGEVLAGLVPPTTGTIEVAGRRVDVTRPGALGKAGLGIVPEDRHQSGVVLDMSVTENLTMKSLDKLSGRFLLRRSAMHAEARRLADEFNISAPSLDAPLRSLSGGNQQRVVLARELSGHTSVLVAAQPTHGLDVGAIEDMYARLRGAAADGVGVLLISTELEEVMALATWIAVISSGRITGALPVSEATPERLGMLVGGEAA
- a CDS encoding ABC transporter permease; the protein is MSAASLTDGDDLARRFLARLRPGRDGWMTAGLTAVLVAVAAGASALLLVLTGGSPSASADAIWTGSLADATGWTTTLLNTAPLLLVAVGACVCASAGTFNIGQEGQVLIGGLVGAWVGLRLAVPGPTLVVVVLVAAAVGGGAWAALSAVMLRLRGVNVPVSTLLMTFLAIQLVTFAVSTPWLQESAQGSSGITDAASNPLPAGARLGGFGQYPSVQWNIGLFIALVAAVGVAVVLTRSRWGFRVRMLGLNPLTAKHTGVRVAALGGFALALSGAFAGLAGGLLLVSPVGTNRLQAGLSDNFGWDGLLVALVARNRPLVAIPVSLVFAVLRAGGDFLSATGVPYYLVDVVKALLVLAFVAPPVLVDLFRRRRGATPRATPGLSVVPTKVKAAA
- a CDS encoding ABC transporter permease is translated as MSVLDSTTTILASGVRLTVPLAFAACGEYVAERAGTMNISVEAMMLGAAFTSIATASATGSATAGLVAGVVTGLVLGFTHGNLSHRAQINTFVVGLVLNALVLGLTSYLITTNEFVSHQVDVLSIPLLQDIPLLGKPLFSERWPAFLLFALVPLTWWLVERSRWGLELRAVGENPQAADVTGIKVNMRRRQALLWAGALAGLGGAYLAVGEVGSFNQNMTAGRGYLVIAAVIFGAWRLGRTMLGCLVFGLSDAMRLALPALGVTLNAQLLVAAPYLLALLAMLLFATQHREPGALGRPFERGST
- a CDS encoding aldo/keto reductase; this encodes MRYRILGGTGIEVSQLCLGTMMFGAWGNTDEAECHRMVATALDAGVNVVDTADVYAFGESEEIVGRALKGRRDDVVLVSKVASRMPAGPLDRNRGGTSRLWITHAVEDSLRRLGTDHLDVYLVHRPDPHTDVEETLGALSDLVRAGKVRAIGSSSFPAEEIVEAQWAARRGGRERFTVEQLSYSLLARHAEAAALPTAQRHRMGVMVWSPLNGGWLTGKYRAGAEPAGDSRALRNSEHFDFADEQVRTRKLAVVEELVRVAAEEGCTLVELALRFVLAHPGVTSAVMGARTHDQLLSQLTAVDRPLSTEALDRIDALVAPGSVLNPLDVGHTPPALETAALRRR
- a CDS encoding VOC family protein, whose protein sequence is MTTGLTSARWTHVALPTGDLDKAIAFYTTLTPLVVVERFKDADGESVWLSNDQQAETPFVLVLVSFNKDKGAQLGLLHPFAHLGIEVPAREDVDALADRARELGCLHWEPRQMPEPVGYICALKDPDGNVVEISHDQRVFTSVRKKWGSS
- a CDS encoding nuclear transport factor 2 family protein yields the protein MGLVLKDTRAAVEAYLAALNAHDADAVAACVAENFVNEHTSSLGHSRRGRAEYRAALTGFLENFGDLHYAPEGVLVDGESAAVPYVMTFLMRSAGDRPVRVRGVFVFTVAGGLITRRTDYWDSGEVQRQLA
- a CDS encoding flavin reductase family protein yields the protein MPTPSTDHAVKRRPVIRQDPQAYRDGLSSMVTSVCVVTTEVDGQRYGFTANSVTSVSMDPPLISVCLADTADVHPAFSQAESVAVNVLASDQHPVAQAFATAGVDRFASARFSPGELGPPLLDGATVSLEGVVHQRLTAGDHTIILIEVAGVVVDGGEPLTYQGRRFHTLNPLEPTALQPTGKDPS